The Exiguobacterium aurantiacum DSM 6208 genome includes a window with the following:
- a CDS encoding SMI1/KNR4 family protein — protein sequence MIWRQDPDDSNRLPELTDEVLVAVETRLGVKLPDDYLEAIRIQNGGGVEPRDLPIVWNGQDDIALVDSIAGVGLSDGLIQSKALLTEWGVADDRLIAFAGDGHFFLAFDYRESATPKIAYIDTDSEQIDVLFDSFRAFTEALTTVEFEPFTGLAEGEALIDYARRQLYSTDKREKAKGANTWLNGVDMLGTDELVTELLTWMNDETLRDEAIYTMQHLIVARRLQEESSIEAFFKGLRQHDDPYSKQTYEETKYILEHDIPFE from the coding sequence ATGATATGGAGACAGGACCCGGACGATTCGAATCGGTTGCCCGAATTGACAGACGAAGTATTGGTAGCAGTCGAGACGCGCCTCGGGGTGAAGCTCCCGGACGACTATCTTGAAGCGATTCGTATCCAAAACGGTGGTGGCGTCGAGCCACGTGACTTGCCGATTGTGTGGAACGGACAAGACGACATCGCGCTCGTCGACTCGATTGCCGGCGTCGGTCTATCGGACGGCTTGATTCAATCGAAGGCGCTATTGACCGAGTGGGGCGTCGCGGATGACCGGTTGATCGCCTTCGCAGGTGATGGACACTTCTTCCTCGCGTTCGACTATCGCGAGAGCGCGACGCCAAAGATTGCGTATATCGACACGGACAGCGAACAGATTGATGTCCTATTCGACTCGTTCCGAGCATTCACCGAAGCGCTCACGACGGTCGAGTTCGAGCCGTTCACTGGACTCGCTGAGGGGGAGGCGTTGATCGATTATGCGCGGCGTCAACTATACAGCACCGATAAGCGTGAGAAGGCGAAGGGAGCGAACACGTGGTTGAACGGAGTCGACATGCTTGGCACAGACGAGCTCGTCACGGAATTACTGACATGGATGAACGACGAGACGCTCCGAGACGAAGCGATTTATACGATGCAACATTTGATTGTGGCGCGGAGGCTTCAAGAAGAATCATCGATTGAAGCATTCTTTAAAGGGCTTCGACAGCACGACGACCCGTACAGTAAACAAACTTATGAGGAGACGAAATATATCCTCGAGCATGACATTCCGTTCGAGTGA
- a CDS encoding flavin monoamine oxidase family protein yields MNPSIAIIGAGVSGLYAASLLIDKGYDVTVFEARDRIGGRVLSHDGFDLGPTWYWPDTEKTMVRLVDQLDLQVFPQQATGDLMLERQFGVIERHTLPPGHVVPSMRLVGGMASLTTALAATLPPHTIQLQSTVTSMRQVERGVAIELERGETETFTHAILAIPPRLISRIAFQPELSETTKAKLASIPTWMAGQAKVLAVYDHPFWRDQGQSGQGMSWAGVLQEVHDASQPDGLAALFGFFRLPATERALLERDELNRRVIDQLVRLFGEEARHPRDVLFVDWASDRYTATVEDTAPMIDFPVYGPIPVDAGWAKYLSFAGTETDSFFGGHVEGALRSAIRVVEPF; encoded by the coding sequence ATGAATCCATCAATTGCGATTATCGGAGCCGGCGTGAGCGGCTTGTATGCCGCGTCGCTCCTCATCGATAAAGGCTATGACGTTACCGTTTTTGAAGCACGCGACCGCATCGGGGGACGGGTGTTGAGCCATGACGGCTTCGACCTCGGTCCGACCTGGTATTGGCCGGATACGGAAAAGACGATGGTGCGGCTAGTCGACCAGCTCGACCTCCAAGTGTTCCCCCAACAAGCGACCGGTGACTTGATGCTCGAGCGTCAGTTCGGTGTCATCGAACGCCATACGCTTCCACCAGGACACGTGGTCCCATCGATGCGACTCGTCGGTGGCATGGCCAGCTTGACGACCGCACTCGCAGCAACCTTACCGCCCCATACGATTCAACTTCAGTCGACGGTCACCTCGATGAGACAGGTCGAGCGTGGAGTCGCCATCGAGCTCGAACGAGGAGAGACTGAAACGTTCACGCACGCCATCTTAGCCATCCCGCCTCGGCTCATCTCACGCATCGCGTTTCAACCAGAACTGTCTGAGACGACGAAAGCGAAGCTAGCGTCTATCCCGACTTGGATGGCCGGTCAGGCGAAAGTGCTCGCCGTTTACGATCATCCGTTTTGGCGGGACCAAGGCCAATCCGGTCAAGGGATGAGCTGGGCCGGGGTGCTGCAGGAGGTGCATGACGCCTCGCAACCGGATGGACTTGCGGCGTTATTCGGTTTCTTCCGATTACCTGCTACCGAGCGTGCGTTGCTCGAACGGGACGAGCTGAATCGTCGCGTCATTGATCAACTTGTACGACTATTCGGGGAAGAGGCGCGCCACCCGCGTGACGTCTTATTCGTCGATTGGGCGAGCGACCGATACACGGCGACGGTTGAAGATACGGCACCGATGATCGATTTTCCTGTCTATGGACCGATTCCAGTAGACGCCGGTTGGGCAAAGTATTTGTCTTTCGCCGGGACGGAAACGGACTCCTTCTTCGGCGGTCATGTCGAAGGGGCGCTTCGGTCAGCCATCCGTGTCGTCGAGCCATTCTAA
- a CDS encoding DUF2075 domain-containing protein yields MKMIEVTPLDFNEKGLKDFIEKNLDEIERSADYLNYPVIYILNGQKEAYIGETVHFQKRMKQHLKLKQTDRKNVDQINLVKHETFNRSATFHLETKLINYFLGDEKYTLQNKSKTASDFTHNYYNKSFYDNELFPKLWDALHKNKLVENNLHAIENKDIFKLSPFKELSIEQIDLKERVLKFCEERITESKPDDTYGDLYVIEGEAGVGKSVVLSSIFNTIQARTNEAGSNLYQTENYLVVNHEEMLKTYKGIAKQVKHLKAVNFVKPTPLLNKLQDKKVDIILVDEAHLLLTKSDAYNNFRAENHLEELMKRAKIVIVIFDQHQVLKLKSRWNQGLLESFKQKAKVARTYQLTNQFRMQAGKDVIDWIDAFKTKKIKTFPQSSGYDLRIFETLEEMHQVIMKQDKLHGLSRVVSTFDYIHKKDGETYYVYESNGNYKLPWNTTGGKTTWAEKSETIAEAGSIYTIQGFDLNYVGVVLGPSVTYDETKNCLVIDTNLYKDTGAYAGIDGVKDVELAKEQIVLNSINVLMKRGVRGLYLYASNQALRDKLLHIQREKVQT; encoded by the coding sequence ATGAAGATGATTGAGGTCACTCCGTTAGATTTTAATGAAAAGGGTCTAAAAGATTTTATTGAAAAGAATTTAGATGAGATTGAGCGGTCTGCTGATTACTTGAACTATCCGGTGATTTATATTTTGAACGGACAGAAGGAAGCGTATATCGGGGAAACGGTGCATTTTCAAAAACGGATGAAACAACATCTGAAGCTGAAACAAACTGACCGGAAGAATGTGGACCAAATCAACCTTGTGAAGCATGAGACGTTCAATCGGTCGGCGACATTCCATCTTGAGACGAAGTTGATCAACTACTTTTTAGGGGACGAGAAGTACACCTTACAAAACAAAAGCAAGACAGCAAGCGACTTCACACACAACTATTACAATAAATCGTTCTATGACAATGAGCTGTTTCCTAAGTTGTGGGATGCGCTACATAAGAACAAGCTCGTCGAAAACAACCTACACGCCATCGAGAACAAAGACATCTTCAAACTGTCTCCGTTCAAGGAACTATCCATTGAGCAAATAGACTTAAAAGAGCGCGTGCTCAAGTTCTGTGAGGAACGGATTACGGAGTCGAAGCCCGATGATACATATGGAGATTTGTACGTCATTGAAGGAGAGGCAGGCGTCGGCAAGAGTGTCGTCCTCAGTTCGATCTTTAATACCATTCAAGCGCGAACGAATGAAGCGGGTTCGAATCTGTATCAGACAGAGAATTATCTGGTCGTCAATCATGAGGAGATGCTGAAGACGTATAAAGGAATTGCCAAACAAGTCAAACACTTGAAGGCTGTCAATTTCGTCAAACCGACACCGCTCCTCAACAAGTTACAAGATAAAAAAGTGGATATTATCTTGGTCGACGAGGCGCACCTCCTGTTGACGAAATCAGATGCGTACAACAACTTTCGGGCGGAGAATCATCTCGAGGAGTTGATGAAACGTGCGAAAATTGTCATTGTCATCTTCGATCAACATCAAGTATTGAAATTGAAAAGTCGATGGAATCAGGGATTGCTCGAATCATTCAAACAGAAGGCGAAGGTCGCACGGACGTATCAGCTGACAAACCAGTTCCGGATGCAGGCAGGTAAGGATGTCATCGATTGGATTGATGCCTTTAAAACCAAGAAAATCAAAACGTTTCCGCAATCGAGTGGATATGATTTACGAATCTTTGAGACGTTAGAAGAGATGCACCAAGTGATTATGAAACAAGACAAGCTGCATGGATTGAGCCGTGTTGTCTCAACGTTTGATTATATTCATAAGAAAGACGGCGAAACGTACTACGTCTATGAATCGAATGGGAACTATAAATTGCCGTGGAATACGACGGGCGGAAAAACGACGTGGGCTGAGAAGTCAGAAACGATTGCTGAGGCCGGGTCAATCTATACGATTCAAGGTTTTGACTTGAACTATGTCGGTGTCGTGTTAGGTCCTTCAGTGACGTACGATGAGACAAAGAATTGCCTGGTGATCGACACGAATCTTTATAAAGATACGGGAGCCTACGCCGGAATTGACGGTGTCAAAGATGTCGAATTGGCGAAAGAACAAATCGTATTGAACTCCATCAATGTGTTGATGAAACGGGGCGTCCGAGGACTTTATTTGTATGCGAGCAATCAAGCGTTGCGAGATAAGCTGTTACACATTCAAAGAGAGAAGGTACAGACATGA
- a CDS encoding nucleotide pyrophosphohydrolase: MNEIQRLMDKVIEFRDERDWAFHHNPKDLALSLSLEASELLELFQWVSSEEALETKQVEMKEELADVLIYALTFAHAARIDVSQAIEEKLQKNAVKYPSPQKKA, encoded by the coding sequence ATGAACGAAATACAACGACTGATGGACAAAGTGATTGAATTCCGTGACGAGCGCGATTGGGCGTTCCACCATAACCCGAAAGACTTGGCGTTATCGTTATCACTCGAGGCGAGTGAACTGTTGGAATTGTTCCAATGGGTGTCGAGCGAAGAAGCGCTCGAGACGAAACAAGTCGAGATGAAAGAAGAACTCGCGGATGTCCTCATTTACGCGCTCACGTTCGCCCATGCGGCAAGGATCGATGTGTCTCAGGCGATTGAAGAGAAGCTCCAGAAGAATGCGGTGAAGTATCCGAGTCCACAGAAAAAGGCATAA
- a CDS encoding LytTR family transcriptional regulator DNA-binding domain-containing protein has translation MLTFDNVSVRQQDTLILENISFTINPGEVAAIHCGVTSREILFALLTDSHANYSGTIDTTNRTLSVFSIRDGLYDRLTVEEYLRFTHTLYESTESLDAVLQTVQLTPYRNKRLNRLSLSLVRRVQYAALLLHNRDIYVLEEPDQNVDQETRHLFATVLMQLKQQQKAILLLTSNMESALFVTSTVYRIDHRHLRLLDVEPDEPDANEDITPDVMHVRFEKIPTKVNEKIVLLDPPEIDYIESQDGQSVLHSQSEQFPSVFTMNELETRLTPYGFFRCHRSYIVNLQRVREVITYTKNSFSLVLDDAAKTTIPLSKTKMAELKTMIGLK, from the coding sequence GTGCTTACTTTCGACAACGTCTCTGTTCGCCAACAAGACACGCTCATCCTTGAAAATATCTCGTTCACCATCAATCCGGGTGAAGTCGCTGCCATCCATTGCGGCGTCACTTCCCGGGAAATATTGTTCGCATTATTGACGGACTCGCACGCGAACTACTCGGGGACCATCGATACAACGAATCGCACGCTTTCGGTCTTCTCCATCCGTGATGGCTTATACGACCGGCTGACGGTCGAGGAGTACTTGCGATTTACGCACACGCTCTATGAATCAACGGAATCGCTGGATGCCGTCCTCCAAACCGTTCAACTCACCCCATATCGGAACAAACGATTGAATCGGCTCAGCTTGTCTCTCGTTCGGCGCGTCCAATACGCGGCCCTGCTCTTACATAACCGGGATATCTATGTGCTTGAAGAACCGGATCAAAACGTCGACCAAGAGACGCGGCACTTGTTCGCGACCGTCTTAATGCAACTGAAACAGCAACAAAAAGCCATCCTGCTTCTGACGAGCAACATGGAGAGCGCCCTGTTCGTCACGTCGACCGTCTATCGGATTGACCACCGACACTTGCGCCTGCTCGACGTGGAACCGGATGAACCGGATGCGAACGAAGATATCACGCCTGACGTCATGCACGTCCGCTTCGAGAAAATTCCGACGAAAGTGAACGAGAAAATCGTCTTGCTTGACCCGCCGGAAATCGACTACATCGAGAGCCAGGACGGACAATCCGTATTGCACAGTCAGTCCGAGCAGTTCCCGAGCGTCTTCACGATGAACGAACTCGAGACGCGTCTGACCCCATACGGCTTCTTCCGCTGCCATCGGTCGTACATCGTCAACCTTCAACGCGTGCGGGAAGTCATCACCTACACGAAGAACAGTTTCAGTCTCGTGCTCGATGATGCGGCGAAGACGACCATCCCGCTCTCGAAGACAAAAATGGCCGAATTGAAGACGATGATCGGGCTGAAATAG
- a CDS encoding DMT family transporter: protein MAIGMMLAVFGGMLVCIQNTFNANVKRRVGAWATTTLVLGLGFFASLVAGLISDGTALFAVTGMETWYWFSGIIGVGVVMSVTQSVERLGPSYAISIVMVSQILFALLWDTLGWFGLEAIPFTWKTVVGIILIVGGVLLFQLSGKEKVVNERVRRVG from the coding sequence ATGGCCATCGGGATGATGCTTGCCGTGTTCGGCGGGATGCTCGTTTGTATCCAAAACACGTTCAATGCGAACGTGAAGCGACGCGTCGGCGCGTGGGCCACGACGACGCTCGTCCTCGGGCTTGGCTTCTTCGCATCGCTCGTCGCGGGACTAATCAGTGATGGGACGGCCTTGTTTGCCGTCACGGGGATGGAGACGTGGTATTGGTTCAGTGGCATTATCGGGGTCGGTGTCGTCATGAGCGTGACACAAAGCGTCGAGCGGCTCGGCCCGAGTTACGCCATCTCCATTGTCATGGTGTCACAAATCCTGTTCGCGCTCCTCTGGGACACACTCGGTTGGTTCGGGCTCGAGGCGATTCCGTTCACGTGGAAGACGGTCGTCGGCATCATCTTGATTGTCGGCGGGGTGTTGCTGTTTCAATTGAGCGGGAAAGAAAAAGTAGTGAATGAGCGCGTCCGACGCGTCGGATGA
- a CDS encoding nucleotidyltransferase domain-containing protein, translating into MELPTRLGTNEAGYIINQTDVTQIQPMFRPLLDKVIQLLREEFAKALHSVYVYGSVGRGTAIVEQSDLDVTVILNQELDIDGLKSRTMLLLQEHPEVIKIDYDIGLLHTALDPTNHVEWGFWLRHMCACVYGTDLSHRFPHMKPDERISRALNRDLSDQLREAQVKLKTRRMTEKEKKSLIKRMIRGAYLTINVEDQSFVSTIADSLFVLRLYFPNSKIIGDLERGMESEEIQDDWLGKLIAQYESLFLPRL; encoded by the coding sequence ATGGAGCTACCGACACGACTTGGGACAAACGAGGCGGGTTACATCATCAATCAAACAGACGTGACACAGATTCAACCGATGTTTCGACCACTGCTCGATAAGGTGATTCAGCTGTTGCGAGAAGAGTTTGCAAAAGCGTTACATAGCGTATATGTATACGGTAGCGTCGGGCGCGGGACGGCTATAGTCGAACAGTCGGATTTAGACGTGACAGTCATCCTCAATCAAGAGCTAGACATTGATGGATTGAAGTCACGGACCATGCTACTGTTACAGGAACATCCAGAAGTGATTAAAATCGATTACGATATCGGACTATTGCATACGGCGCTCGATCCTACCAATCATGTTGAATGGGGGTTTTGGTTACGTCATATGTGCGCATGCGTTTATGGGACGGACTTGTCTCACCGCTTTCCACATATGAAACCGGATGAGCGAATTAGCCGAGCGTTGAATCGAGATTTGTCCGATCAGTTACGAGAAGCGCAAGTAAAATTGAAGACAAGACGTATGACAGAAAAGGAAAAGAAGTCACTAATCAAACGGATGATTCGAGGCGCGTATTTGACAATCAACGTCGAAGATCAAAGTTTTGTATCGACAATCGCAGATAGTCTGTTTGTGTTGCGCCTCTATTTTCCGAACAGCAAAATCATAGGTGACTTAGAGCGAGGCATGGAGTCAGAAGAAATTCAGGATGACTGGTTGGGTAAGTTGATTGCACAGTATGAATCGTTGTTCCTTCCACGATTGTAG
- a CDS encoding MFS transporter has product MNLLHNPRFVFTWLSGMTLTLGFSIFFLSVSWLTIDVLQQPALLGIILTAVSLPRVVMMVFGGVFADRFQKSRLLFLTNLGQAALMLAVLSLHLLDLYSVAALIGISVIFGILDGMSYPALSSLIPSLVKQHELQRANSLFQGSLELMFVIGPFLAGLLLTWGGFGLSFGTAAGLIFLAALLIMPRLIQDRIPAAHVMSLAHVIVDLKEGIRYVSHTPILRSGTLSIAIVNLFVMGPLIMSIPILVGERGGTAFDLSVIEGGLAVGTFVASFLVLLMRSVHRGRFVFRALLLTIAAFLLYTQAQSIPMLALTAALSGFMLMLVYLPAVTLMQEHSDQDKIGRVMSIMALAASGLEPVAFAVLSVLVALAVPIQTLLITFGIIGLALSGLLFVRSQTFRHTR; this is encoded by the coding sequence ATGAATTTGCTTCACAATCCACGATTCGTCTTCACATGGCTGTCCGGGATGACGCTGACGCTCGGCTTCTCCATCTTCTTCTTGAGCGTGTCGTGGCTCACAATCGATGTGTTACAACAGCCGGCTTTGCTCGGAATCATTTTGACCGCCGTCTCGCTTCCGCGTGTCGTGATGATGGTGTTCGGCGGCGTCTTCGCCGACCGCTTCCAAAAGAGTCGGCTCTTATTTTTGACGAACCTCGGCCAGGCCGCACTCATGTTGGCTGTCTTGAGCCTTCATCTACTCGACCTCTACTCGGTCGCGGCACTCATCGGGATTTCCGTCATCTTCGGGATTTTGGACGGCATGTCGTACCCGGCCCTCTCGTCCCTCATCCCGTCCCTCGTCAAACAGCACGAGTTGCAACGGGCCAACTCCTTGTTCCAAGGCTCGCTCGAGCTCATGTTTGTCATCGGTCCCTTCTTAGCAGGACTACTGTTGACATGGGGCGGGTTCGGGCTCAGTTTCGGGACGGCGGCCGGACTCATCTTCCTCGCCGCTTTGTTGATCATGCCGCGCCTGATTCAAGACCGAATCCCGGCGGCGCATGTCATGTCCCTCGCTCACGTCATCGTCGACTTAAAAGAAGGGATTCGCTACGTCTCGCATACCCCGATTTTACGGAGCGGGACGCTCTCCATCGCCATCGTCAACCTGTTCGTCATGGGGCCACTCATCATGAGTATCCCAATCCTCGTCGGCGAGCGTGGCGGCACGGCGTTTGACTTGAGCGTCATTGAGGGCGGTCTTGCCGTCGGGACGTTCGTCGCGAGCTTCCTCGTCTTGCTGATGCGCTCGGTCCATCGCGGCCGGTTCGTCTTCCGCGCTTTGTTGCTGACAATTGCCGCGTTCCTCTTGTATACGCAAGCCCAATCGATTCCGATGCTCGCGTTGACGGCGGCGCTGAGCGGCTTCATGTTGATGCTCGTCTACTTGCCGGCGGTCACACTCATGCAGGAACATAGCGACCAAGACAAGATTGGTCGTGTCATGAGCATCATGGCGCTCGCCGCGTCCGGTCTCGAACCGGTCGCCTTCGCCGTCTTGTCCGTACTCGTCGCGCTCGCTGTGCCGATTCAAACGTTACTCATCACGTTTGGTATAATCGGATTGGCGCTTAGTGGCCTCTTATTCGTACGGAGCCAGACGTTCCGTCACACACGATGA
- a CDS encoding DMT family transporter, which translates to MRGVLFAISGGFFLTLQSVANANISSAIGTWQAATLTQLTGFIVALLIMLLVRDRTYREMRHVKPLYLSGGAFAALILFSNMTAVHTLGVTLTISLFLIAQLALALVIDGRGWFGMVRRRLNVTQLIGVAMMVAGVVLLKW; encoded by the coding sequence ATGCGCGGTGTCTTGTTCGCTATCAGCGGCGGTTTCTTTTTGACCTTACAAAGTGTGGCCAATGCCAATATCAGTTCTGCGATCGGTACATGGCAGGCGGCGACGCTCACCCAGCTGACCGGTTTTATCGTGGCGCTCCTCATCATGCTCCTCGTCCGCGACCGGACGTATCGCGAGATGCGACATGTGAAGCCACTCTATCTGTCAGGCGGAGCCTTCGCGGCGCTCATCTTGTTCAGCAACATGACGGCTGTGCACACGCTCGGCGTCACGCTCACGATTTCGTTGTTTTTAATCGCCCAGCTCGCGCTTGCCCTCGTCATTGACGGACGTGGCTGGTTCGGGATGGTGCGACGTCGTTTGAACGTCACGCAACTTATCGGTGTGGCGATGATGGTTGCCGGGGTGGTGTTGTTGAAATGGTAG
- a CDS encoding Crp/Fnr family transcriptional regulator translates to MVGNEQVERYMSQVGLDEVLPRAAWPDLTLVRYAPGATICTQGDAAHALRFLVNGKIRVSHTSAAGKRLVLSFKQPLDLIGDIEYVQRTPYLNTVEAVTTGEMLVISFEALACHATEDVIWLNYLLAEITRKFERKSQSMSFNLFYPIDVRLASYLLSMTPETTTLGSTVDELTDIADLIGTSYRHVNRTLKRFVEDGLIERDRRSITVVDRNRLIDVAGESIYE, encoded by the coding sequence ATGGTAGGGAACGAGCAAGTGGAACGCTACATGAGCCAAGTCGGGCTCGACGAGGTGTTGCCGCGCGCGGCATGGCCCGATTTGACGCTCGTCCGTTACGCACCGGGGGCGACGATTTGTACGCAAGGTGACGCAGCCCATGCACTCCGTTTTCTCGTCAACGGGAAGATACGCGTCTCTCACACGTCGGCTGCGGGGAAGCGGCTCGTCTTGTCGTTCAAGCAACCGCTCGACTTGATCGGGGACATCGAATATGTGCAGCGGACTCCTTATTTGAACACGGTCGAGGCGGTGACGACCGGCGAGATGCTTGTCATTTCGTTCGAGGCGTTGGCGTGTCACGCGACTGAAGACGTCATTTGGCTCAACTACTTATTAGCGGAGATCACCCGCAAGTTCGAGCGAAAGTCGCAATCGATGAGCTTCAACTTGTTTTATCCGATCGACGTCCGGCTCGCGAGTTATTTGTTGTCGATGACACCTGAGACGACGACGCTTGGCTCGACGGTCGATGAGTTGACCGACATCGCCGATTTGATTGGGACGAGCTATCGGCACGTCAATCGGACACTCAAACGGTTCGTCGAGGACGGGTTGATTGAACGGGACAGACGGTCGATCACGGTCGTCGATCGGAATCGTCTCATTGATGTGGCGGGAGAGAGTATTTATGAGTGA
- a CDS encoding DUF3841 domain-containing protein, translated as MAIYYTYQHAGAWEAANKRGYLFGDPNFGIFQDEDYAYHRPAYDWLAGQYEQRTGISLHGNYPVWLSDTRPDVGRSGYLEPGEPGVVLTVELPDSHVLELEAGYWNFAMNRWFLTFEDREAKDEKELKESWEKMFDRDWCESIVEAYPGTNTKYHYLVDRIEVGHVLDVVTFTEVGV; from the coding sequence ATGGCAATCTACTATACATACCAACACGCAGGCGCTTGGGAAGCAGCGAACAAGAGAGGCTATTTATTCGGCGACCCGAACTTTGGCATCTTTCAAGACGAGGACTACGCATATCATCGGCCCGCCTACGACTGGCTCGCGGGGCAGTATGAACAGCGAACTGGAATCTCCCTTCATGGGAATTATCCCGTCTGGTTGAGCGATACACGGCCGGATGTAGGACGAAGCGGTTACTTGGAGCCCGGAGAGCCGGGCGTTGTGCTGACAGTTGAGTTGCCCGATTCACACGTACTCGAACTCGAGGCAGGTTATTGGAACTTTGCAATGAATCGTTGGTTTCTGACGTTTGAAGACCGAGAAGCGAAAGACGAGAAAGAGTTGAAGGAATCGTGGGAGAAGATGTTCGACCGCGACTGGTGCGAGTCGATCGTCGAAGCGTATCCGGGGACGAACACGAAGTATCACTATCTCGTCGACCGGATTGAAGTCGGACACGTGCTCGACGTGGTGACGTTTACTGAGGTAGGTGTGTGA
- a CDS encoding DUF4279 domain-containing protein, producing MNPAQTEVLVTFRLLADDFSIEDVTHRLGLTPTETYKRGDHSTYSAHPREYTSWSLSTGYQPSFDVNDQLQHIIAQLRGKETILDDIYDTYNDMQARFIIVIVMEGGQTPSLVFDLETIQFAHRIRAEFDIDLYANPYEEDPDFKD from the coding sequence ATGAATCCTGCACAAACCGAAGTCCTAGTGACTTTCCGACTGCTCGCCGACGATTTCTCAATTGAAGATGTGACGCACCGTCTCGGACTCACGCCTACCGAAACCTACAAACGCGGGGACCACAGTACATATTCGGCTCATCCTCGTGAATATACGTCATGGTCACTTAGTACAGGCTATCAGCCGTCATTTGATGTGAACGATCAGCTGCAACACATCATTGCGCAACTTCGCGGCAAAGAAACCATTTTAGATGACATCTATGACACGTATAATGACATGCAAGCACGGTTTATCATCGTGATTGTGATGGAAGGCGGTCAAACACCGTCGCTTGTGTTTGATTTGGAGACGATTCAATTCGCCCATCGGATTCGTGCCGAGTTCGACATCGATTTATATGCGAACCCGTATGAAGAGGACCCCGACTTTAAAGACTGA
- a CDS encoding MarR family winged helix-turn-helix transcriptional regulator, protein MNETRKQQVIEMYRQIDELDLLFTKYFTDLNEFQLSYQQEQMLLLFKRQETWTTTEIATKMNISKSAVSQVLKVLEQREFVQKKKNPDNLRESFIRLGPLGHAYSKQIDAIEERLAEEMFSVLEDEEMKMINRSLALMIQRFK, encoded by the coding sequence TTGAACGAGACACGCAAACAACAAGTCATCGAGATGTATCGTCAAATCGACGAGCTCGACTTATTGTTCACCAAATACTTCACCGATTTGAACGAGTTCCAACTCAGCTATCAGCAAGAACAGATGCTACTCCTCTTCAAACGACAAGAGACATGGACGACGACAGAAATCGCGACGAAGATGAACATCTCGAAAAGCGCCGTCAGCCAAGTGCTCAAAGTGCTCGAACAGCGTGAGTTCGTCCAGAAAAAGAAGAACCCGGACAACCTGCGTGAGAGTTTCATCCGCCTCGGTCCGCTCGGCCATGCATACTCGAAGCAAATCGATGCCATCGAGGAACGGCTCGCCGAAGAGATGTTCTCTGTCCTTGAGGACGAGGAGATGAAAATGATCAACCGCTCGCTCGCGTTGATGATTCAACGGTTCAAATAA